AATGCTGTATACTATTATGGCATGGCACAACTGACGAGCAAGTTCACAAAGTTAATAGTCAAAGTGATAATTCACTAGGTAACTCACATGTATGCTCCACACAGGtcttgtgaatgctgcgaactgcctctccgtcctcaatctctgaggcaatttccactaatcgaccgtaagtagctgttgaattcAATGGATTGAATTGGAGAATATttttactcttccacttctttaGAGCAGCGAGGAATTTCCCTGGAATACCAACAAATGTGTGATCGATAGCACCAatctcagcatcactgaggcccagcctgtgcttgtatctgtcatagccagcaatctcggtagacaactggagaagagcaTCATCCCAGCACTCACTACTCAACCGAGGGGCAGTCGCTGTCACAATCGTCTTATGTGGTTCAACTGTACAGATCAAAATACATCCAATGACATGCAACGGCACGTAGTGGCAATACTCTGAAATGTACACCAAATACTTTATCACTGTCACATGAGACCccatacacaatacaactgTCAAGGCTATAATTGAACATTGCTTCAATTTAGATTGATATACTTGTACAATAATGATGtcgtgaataattatagtgatcacATTAATTCCCAAGTTGTTCCCTTAATTAGCTTATTACCAAATGCATATGATTTAATTAGAtctcacttttcattggctaactagAGCTATGTGTACAGAggacttctgccaaccaacctgaaatcctctgtacatgtatatgtagagAAGTACATTTGTATCCTCAAGCAAACTATAGTTTGGGCAGAATATTGGCAGTACATGGAATGCTGTGGTGAACCCATACAAATGTTATTATTGCTTTCACTTCatttgaaatgcaaaccttaaTTATTAAGTCACCACTAGCTATTTGCATTGTCCTAATACAAAtctattttgtagctctttatCAAAATATGTGTTTAAATTAGCgataagtcaaccactagctacagtgcacacagtgggaccacactataggctctgtacactagctacagtgcacacagtgggaccacactataggctctgtacactatagctacagtgtacacagtgggaccacactataggctctgtacactagctacagtgcacacagtgagaccacactataggctctgtacactagtctacagtgcacacagtgggaccacactataggctctgtacaccagctacagtgcacacagtgggaccacactataggctctgtacactagctacagtgtacacagtgggaccacactataggctctgtacactagctacagtgcacacagtgggaccacactataggctctgtacactagctacagtgcacacagtgggaccacactataggctctgtacactaactacagtgcacacagtgggaccacactataggctctgtatgtactagctacagtgtacacagtgggaccacactataggctctatacaccagctacagtgcacacagtgggaccatactataggctccgtacaccagctacagtgcacacagtgggaccacactataggctccgtacactagctacagtgcacacagtgggaccacactataggctttgtacactagctacagtacacacagtgagaccacactataagctctgtacaccagctacagtgtacacagtgggaccacactactataggctctgtacactagctacagtgcacacagtgggaccacactataagctctgtacactagctacagggtacacagtgggaccacactataggctctgtacactagctacagtgcacacagtggaaccacactactataggctctgtacactagctacagtgcacacagtgggaccacactataggctctgtacactagctacagtgcacacagtgggaccacactataggctctgtatgtactagctacagtgtacacagtgggaccacactataggctctatacaccagctacagtgcacacagtgggaccacactataggctctgtacacaagctacagtgggaccacactataggctcagtacactagctacagtgcacacagtgggaccacactataggctccgtacaccagctacagtgcacacagtgggaccacactataggctctgtacaccagctacagtgtacacagtgggaccacactataggctctatacaccagctacagtgcacacagtgggaccacactataagctctgtacactagctacagtgcacacagtgtgaccacactataggctctgtacaccagctacagtgcacacagtgggaccacactataggctctgtacactatagctacagtgcacacagtgggaccacactacaggctctgtacactatagctacagtgtacacagtgggaccacacataAAGAGTAGTTTATGGAAATTTCGCCCCTTTCAGCCTTGTTTCtcagtaaacataatcattgctCAGATCCTCCCCTTTTTCAGAGAGGTGTCCCCTTTCACAGTAAACAAAGCAAAGATCCTCCCCTTTTTCTAGTGGAATGCTTTGAGGAAGTACAATTATCAGTAATtagttacaatacaattagCTATCAAGCAATTTGGTAGAATGTCAttgaaaggtcataattagtgaaaggtcAGACCTCCAATAGTGCCACATGTCTATACATAAAGATAGGGAAATCTCTGAGCCCATGCCAACTCAGCTATAGCTATGGTTGCTCAATATTGACCTCCCTCCACCAATAAGGTCTAACACATGGGCAAGCAATACTATCGGGAAATATGAACAAAAACAGTGGAACCTCATGATCATTATTAGGAGCCTACAACAGGTACCGTCTCTACAAAGCATCTCCCCTCACCTCCATcctttcatgcatgcatccattCTTATCCTATAGCACAGCCActagcactgcatgcactgcactgtactggtaCTGGCATGCATGCTGGCAGATTCACGGTgagtaggtaatggtcgtaaTTATTGCTTTCCCTAAAGACACTAACTCTAACAAGACgctgcaactgaagtgatcccatACCAACTACAATGGAGAGGATGTCTACAGGAGAATAATTCAATTGCACACACAAAATAAATAACAAGAGCAAGTAAACAAACTTAAAATAGATAAATCCAGGCCATTGTCCTAAGTTAGGGCTGACAACATGAAAAATGAAATTCAACGAAGAAGTCTCAAACTTGTGATATATACTCTACTATATGATAGTAATACAGATGCACCTTCAAATCCCAGTTACCGCTACAATTTGTCTTGCAATGGTGCTGCTTATTTCACAAAATTTACctgaaagttcaaaggtcatgATGGGCTCTATAAAGTGTcattttttgaaattcttaTCAGAGCTTACCTCACTGTTTTGATTCTATCCATTACTGTTACTAACTAGGAGCATAATAATCAACTGAAAACTGGAAAAGAATCTCACAGGTAGGTATTTCAGGGCTAGCAGCATATAAACATTTTTAGTAGGTCAAGCATTTTGGTAATACACTGGAAATGTGCAGGTTCCCAGGTGGCCCTTAGGGTCCCAATGTATTGATATGTCCCTCAGCACTGTGCTCAGTTAATATAATTTGTTTTGAACACATACCCATCTGAGAAAAATGTACTATGATCGTATGCAATATAGTCTTCTGTAAGTCACAGTATAAGCCCTAATCTATTGATTTTAGAAGCTTTAAAGCTTTTATACAACTCAGTGATCTCTATGGATTACTTTAAAACTTAAGTTTCCGTCTTCGTTAGTGCTTAGTCTGATTTTCCATCATTTATACACCACATACAGTGTACGAATCCCTTATACCTATACTGGCTAGCCACAGAATATGTCTATAGGGTATACTATGTTAAAGAATTACTTGCTACTATGTGCAGCAACTTTTGAGCGACTATATTAAAGTTATGTGCAATGATTTATTGTATATTATTCATTGTTATTATTcattgtactataattattgctttatACATATAGTACTGATCGAGTTAGCAGATATAGAGTACTTTGGAGCTGTCGAGAAAAATGAAGACCATTGTTGCTGCAGCAAGTCACCGACTCACCGATCCTTATCAATTGAACAATTAcaccacatgcatacataatttatgcatGGCCAAAGCAAACAATTATTTACATTACAATGTTATTAATGTTATCTTTTGTCATGGTGAATAAGTGCTTGCTATAAATTAAGTAATCCTTAGATTGTTAATAATTAGGTCTTCAAGTAAATTAAAGTGGCAATGTTCATCTTCGTCTTCATATGCAACTTCATGTAAATTTGTCTGGGTATCATAGGAAACTACGAAACCCCGGAACCATTCAAACTCTCCAACATCAACTTCAAACTTTTGTTCGATAGATTTGCCAACTAGGCTAGCTGGATCGTGACAACAGTGGTCACCACTAGGTTCTTGAGTTTCCATGAATTTTAGTAGTTCGAATGCTATAGTGGCTAGAGGACGCTTCTTTCCACGTTGAGATAATGGTATTTTTATTTCTTGCTTATAAACTTTCTTGCGGATATTAATCTGGTCTTTTAACAAAGATAACTTTTTGTCCCTTTTTTTGGCTGCAGAAAGACTGGATTCCTCAATATCTGCAAGAGCTCCTCGAAGCTCAGTAGCAGAGGTGATTAATTGAAGTTGTCCTAATTTCATTAGCTCTTCTTGGGTTCTTTTTTTCAAAGCGTCTCTCCTCTGTTTTTGCTCGTAAAGTTTTTTAGTTCTTTGTGCTTTAATAAATTCTTGTTCTTCTTTAGAGTCAGTTTTTACTCTTGCTCTTCTTGCAGCAGCGAGAGTCACAACTTGGTCGCGTTCTTCCTGGGGAAGTTCCCTAAGCCAAAGCATCGTTTTATTTTTCTTTGTTTCGATCAAGTTGGAGCGTGTCAATTGTGATAAATTTGGAATACTAGTAGTTAAGTGATCGTTTAAGCCCAGTAGACTTTCACATATATCATTTGTTGGAGGTAATTTTTTGAGAATTTCCTTTACTTCTGCCTCAGGATCCCAATATATTCCATTTGGTAATTGATTTTTAGCGTAGGCACCCAGTTTTTTTTTCATTGCTGAAACTCCACTAGCAATTAGAGGAAAAAGCTTATCGTCGTCGAAAGAATCAGTTTGAAATAACCTCTTTTCGACATGAGAATACTTCGAATGAACTCGATGGTTTGTCATTTCGCTTCCATAGAGGCGGTCTTCAGAAGGAAAAACTCTCATTTCTTCGCACATTATTGCCTGTGGTTCTTTCTCAATTTCTGCAAGAAACAATGACAGTTCCAAGTAATGCATATTCATGTCCCATGCAGACTTTGATAGTGCTGTAGACTTGGCCAATGTCATGAGATCAGCATACACATGATGAAATATGAGGGCATCAGCTTTGAGCTTGGATATCTCATCGGTGTCCTGCAACTTATTGTACACATCGCGTTCCAATTTGTTTCCATCAGTGCTTTTACCACAATACTCGAGAAAATCACACGCAGCAGAGATAAGGAATAAAATTTTTCCTGCGTTATGGGCAGTCACAAAGTATCGGCTCCCTACCTGACGGTCTAAAAAGGTTTTGCTGCACAACGTATAGTACTCTCTTTGGTCAGCAGAAAGGTGTTGTTCGTTAAGCATTAAATTTAGAAAGTCAAGAAAGCTTGATGCACCACATCCATATTCTGGAACTCCATGGCGACCAAAAAGTTTACAAAACTCGTGAACTAGAGTGTCAGTCTGATAATACTCACGTCTTTCACTTGCATTGCTGCTGCAGCTAGATTCAGTCTTCAGCCCCTCGAGAAACGCTTTACGTAAGTTTATTCCGAGGTGCATAGCACAAAAATTCTCAATGATGTCCACTGCATCACCATTCGCAGGCCCAAAAACACTCTCATCCTCTTCTCGCTTCTTTTCAAGTAATTGATTAAACTTTTTTTGTGTTGATGCTGAGTCTGAGGTTGAGGCAGACACAAGTGTCCAGTTGATTTTGTCGGCATTCGGTATTTTCAATACACGAGCAATATCCCTCAGCTTTTCAATCTCTCTAGACATATCAGCAATCATACTCTCAGCACTTCCATCAGGGAGCTCGTTAACCGAGATCACCAATCCATTAAAAACTGTGCCTCCAATTTTTCTCTGAAACTTGGTTGTCCCATCAGAGTTTGAATTTGCTTCAGATAAAACTTTTGCTTTGTGAACCATGCTTACAGTTTTTAACTCGTGTTGTCGCATATACTTAGCACAGCTCTCACTTGGCAATTGCAGATTCTCAACATCAGCTAAAGGAAAGAAACACTTAATAACAGCTTTaatcgtagttttaatttttccAAGGGGCACCTGATCTGCAAGAAGCTGGTAATATAGAGCTCTGAGAGCAGGTGTATACTGTCCGTTATCAATTGTGTGAAAAATCATCTGACTATGATCTACTAGTGAACTTGCTTCTGTTGTTGACGGTAGATATGGTACCAGCAGCTTTGCATACTTAGATAGGTGTGAGTTCTGCTCTAGTAGTTCTTCTtcgtagtgtgtgtggtcttGGTAGAGATGTTCATAGCTTTCAATTGCTTTTAATTTGCTATTTAATACAGCTTTGTTTTTTCTCTCCAGGGAAATAACTTTCTTTGTGGCATTTTTAACTGTTTGATCCCGTTCTGTTTCAGTACTACACAGTTTCCTC
This is a stretch of genomic DNA from Halichondria panicea chromosome 1, odHalPani1.1, whole genome shotgun sequence. It encodes these proteins:
- the LOC135352412 gene encoding uncharacterized protein LOC135352412 gives rise to the protein MATYGELIELLHVAELRCDEEDVELSELLVTLFKEQYPSIYIGRPSRFLDTLQRIAAPTRPSMVGKSKFDGDSLRSYMKRIWTPKIRNPPPTDIDSTPFPEKLVECGLNEEFLEAALIQERDWCVKDGTTVGFYRCLHKFLLKWPKSRFMTKTSIGRFYIRIDRSLRQKGSRPDNIYQFVEKIVLSDEPACSHMSYGVGYQQIHLLRKELKEHDLLIKNMASKLTETDAELDLVKRKLCSTETERDQTVKNATKKVISLERKNKAVLNSKLKAIESYEHLYQDHTHYEEELLEQNSHLSKYAKLLVPYLPSTTEASSLVDHSQMIFHTIDNGQYTPALRALYYQLLADQVPLGKIKTTIKAVIKCFFPLADVENLQLPSESCAKYMRQHELKTVSMVHKAKVLSEANSNSDGTTKFQRKIGGTVFNGLVISVNELPDGSAESMIADMSREIEKLRDIARVLKIPNADKINWTLVSASTSDSASTQKKFNQLLEKKREEDESVFGPANGDAVDIIENFCAMHLGINLRKAFLEGLKTESSCSSNASERREYYQTDTLVHEFCKLFGRHGVPEYGCGASSFLDFLNLMLNEQHLSADQREYYTLCSKTFLDRQVGSRYFVTAHNAGKILFLISAACDFLEYCGKSTDGNKLERDVYNKLQDTDEISKLKADALIFHHVYADLMTLAKSTALSKSAWDMNMHYLELSLFLAEIEKEPQAIMCEEMRVFPSEDRLYGSEMTNHRVHSKYSHVEKRLFQTDSFDDDKLFPLIASGVSAMKKKLGAYAKNQLPNGIYWDPEAEVKEILKKLPPTNDICESLLGLNDHLTTSIPNLSQLTRSNLIETKKNKTMLWLRELPQEERDQVVTLAAARRARVKTDSKEEQEFIKAQRTKKLYEQKQRRDALKKRTQEELMKLGQLQLITSATELRGALADIEESSLSAAKKRDKKLSLLKDQINIRKKVYKQEIKIPLSQRGKKRPLATIAFELLKFMETQEPSGDHCCHDPASLVGKSIEQKFEVDVGEFEWFRGFVVSYDTQTNLHEVAYEDEDEHCHFNLLEDLIINNLRIT